In the Candidatus Electrothrix sp. GW3-4 genome, one interval contains:
- a CDS encoding DEAD/DEAH box helicase family protein, protein MNEAETRAELIDPALAQAGWGKMADSRVRREVIAPGRLLGGNTRGKAEIADYVLIYKGHKLAVIEAKRRSLPDTEGVGQAKSYATRLQTRFAFSTNGLGIYRIDMETGQEKHVAAFPSPEQLWDATFQEADLWRDHFAAIPFEDRGGGWQARYYQHNAINRVLEAIAAGQDRILLTLATGTGKTCIAFQLAWKLFHSRWNLRDRKTTNQPRRRPRILFLADRNILANQAFNAFSAFAEDALIRIDPASIRKKGRVPRNGSIFFTIFQTFMSGRDQEGNPLPSFGEYSPDFFDCIVIDECHRGGANDESSWREILEYFAPAVQLGLTATPKRKKNRDTYAYFGEPVYSYSLKQGINDGFLTPFRVRQIATTLDDYVYTPDDKILEGDIEAGRRYTEENFNRNIEIRAREKYRVDLCLDMIDPQEKTLVFCATQAHALLVRDLINQQSKSTNPNYCVRVTADDGASGESWLSTFQDNEKSIPTVLTTSQKLSTGVDASNVRNIVLMRPVNSMIEFKQIIGRGTRLFEGKEYFTLYDFVQAYHHFSDPEWDGEPEELLIEQAEAPSSPPSPADPNTGENTAEPAPDYESSSDPSADQSEKPKTIRIRLADGKERQIQSMSATSFWSPEGRPISAAQFIEELYGELPVLFQNEDELRKLWSRPDTRKKLLAGLGEKGFGPEQLKQIKQHIQAENSDIFDVLAYIGFALPVLSRSQRVAQSSPAIFRSHSEQENEFLRFILDHYIEQGVSELDQDKLPDLLELKYHSIGDAVDALGSIADIRQLFVGFQGSLYTNQ, encoded by the coding sequence ATGAACGAAGCAGAAACCAGAGCAGAACTGATCGACCCAGCCCTGGCCCAAGCCGGTTGGGGCAAGATGGCGGACAGCAGGGTCCGTCGCGAAGTCATAGCTCCGGGTCGTCTCCTCGGCGGCAACACACGCGGCAAAGCCGAGATCGCTGATTACGTCCTCATCTATAAAGGCCATAAACTGGCCGTGATTGAGGCCAAGCGCCGCAGCCTCCCGGATACCGAGGGCGTGGGCCAAGCCAAGAGCTACGCCACCCGCCTCCAAACCCGCTTCGCCTTTTCCACCAACGGCCTGGGGATTTACCGAATCGACATGGAAACCGGCCAGGAGAAGCATGTTGCCGCCTTTCCAAGCCCGGAACAACTCTGGGATGCCACCTTCCAAGAGGCCGACCTCTGGCGGGATCACTTTGCCGCAATCCCCTTTGAAGACCGAGGCGGCGGCTGGCAGGCCCGCTATTACCAGCATAACGCCATCAACCGGGTGCTGGAGGCCATTGCCGCTGGTCAGGACCGCATCCTCCTGACCCTGGCCACGGGCACCGGCAAAACCTGCATCGCCTTTCAACTGGCCTGGAAGCTCTTCCACAGCCGCTGGAATCTCCGGGATCGAAAGACAACCAACCAGCCCCGTCGCCGCCCCCGCATCCTCTTTCTCGCTGATCGTAATATCCTGGCCAATCAAGCCTTCAACGCCTTTTCCGCCTTTGCCGAGGACGCCCTGATCCGCATCGACCCAGCCAGCATCCGCAAAAAAGGCAGGGTACCCAGAAACGGCAGCATCTTTTTCACTATCTTCCAAACCTTTATGAGCGGCAGAGATCAGGAAGGCAATCCCCTGCCCAGTTTTGGCGAGTATTCCCCTGATTTTTTTGATTGCATCGTTATTGACGAGTGCCATCGGGGCGGAGCAAACGACGAGAGCAGCTGGCGGGAAATCCTGGAATACTTTGCCCCGGCTGTGCAGCTGGGCCTGACCGCCACGCCCAAGCGGAAAAAGAACCGGGATACCTACGCCTATTTCGGTGAACCGGTGTACAGCTATTCCCTGAAGCAGGGCATTAATGACGGTTTTCTCACCCCCTTTCGGGTCCGCCAGATCGCCACCACCCTGGACGATTATGTCTACACCCCGGATGATAAAATACTGGAGGGCGATATCGAGGCGGGACGACGCTACACCGAAGAAAATTTCAACCGGAACATTGAGATCAGGGCCCGGGAGAAATACCGGGTGGACCTCTGTCTCGACATGATTGATCCCCAGGAAAAGACCCTGGTCTTCTGTGCAACCCAGGCACACGCCCTGCTTGTCCGGGATCTGATCAATCAACAGAGCAAGAGCACTAACCCCAATTATTGCGTTCGGGTCACTGCTGATGACGGCGCCAGTGGAGAAAGCTGGCTCAGTACCTTTCAGGATAATGAGAAGAGCATACCCACTGTCCTGACCACCTCACAAAAGCTTTCCACCGGGGTGGATGCCTCCAATGTCCGTAATATCGTCCTGATGCGCCCGGTCAACTCCATGATCGAGTTTAAGCAGATCATCGGCAGGGGCACCCGCCTGTTCGAGGGCAAGGAGTACTTTACCCTCTATGATTTTGTCCAGGCCTACCACCATTTCAGCGACCCGGAATGGGATGGTGAGCCAGAAGAGCTGCTGATTGAGCAGGCCGAGGCTCCCTCATCACCGCCCTCCCCTGCTGATCCCAATACCGGAGAAAACACCGCAGAACCTGCCCCGGATTATGAGAGTTCCAGTGATCCGTCCGCAGACCAATCGGAAAAACCAAAAACAATCCGAATCCGACTGGCCGATGGCAAGGAACGGCAGATCCAGAGCATGTCGGCCACCAGCTTCTGGAGCCCTGAAGGCAGGCCCATCTCAGCGGCCCAATTTATTGAAGAGCTGTACGGCGAACTGCCAGTCCTGTTCCAGAATGAGGATGAGCTACGTAAGCTGTGGAGCAGGCCAGACACCCGCAAAAAGCTCTTGGCTGGCTTGGGAGAAAAGGGCTTTGGCCCTGAACAGCTCAAGCAGATCAAACAACATATCCAGGCCGAAAACAGCGACATATTTGATGTGCTGGCCTATATCGGTTTTGCCCTGCCCGTGCTCAGCCGCAGCCAACGGGTTGCACAGAGTAGCCCGGCTATCTTTCGCTCCCATTCTGAGCAGGAAAACGAATTTCTCCGTTTCATCCTGGATCATTATATCGAGCAAGGCGTCAGCGAATTAGATCAGGATAAACTCCCTGACCTGCTGGAACTCAAATATCATTCCATTGGCGATGCCGTGGACGCCCTGGGCAGTATTGCCGATATTCGCCAGCTCTTTGTCGGTTTTCAGGGGTCTCTGTATACAAATCAATGA
- a CDS encoding restriction endonuclease subunit S, with amino-acid sequence MSTLSPHRNFCSLGDLCQLIGGGTPSKKNEDFYKGDIPWATVRDMKHDVITRTDFKITEDAVKNSSTNIIKAGNVVIATRVGLGKISIIDQDTAINQDLRGVVPKSTEVLTVRYLFWWLKSVAHRIEQEGTGATVKGVKLPFVKSLQIPLPSLSEQKRIVAILDEAFAGIDQAITNTEKNLAHAREVFESYLNSVFTRKGVGWVDKKLGDICSIKHGFAFKSKFFSNDGEYIVLTPGSFYEKGGFRDQGKKIKYYLGEIPDAYILSKGDFLIAMTEQAAGLLGSSLIVPAANRFLHNQRLGLVQINDETVWDNDFFHHQFNTQYFRNSVQKTASGVKVRHTSPKKLADISISFPTKLSAQKKISAQLNKMESEIQHLQSIYQKKLNALAELKQSILQKAFTGELTHSPEQELAEVC; translated from the coding sequence GTGAGTACGTTATCTCCTCATCGTAATTTCTGTTCGCTTGGCGATCTTTGCCAGCTTATCGGTGGTGGAACTCCATCCAAAAAAAACGAAGATTTTTATAAAGGTGATATCCCTTGGGCTACAGTCAGGGACATGAAACATGATGTTATCACCCGGACAGATTTCAAAATCACGGAAGATGCCGTAAAAAACAGCTCTACGAATATTATCAAAGCTGGTAATGTTGTGATAGCCACCCGTGTTGGTTTAGGAAAAATCAGTATTATTGATCAAGATACAGCTATCAACCAAGACCTACGTGGTGTTGTGCCGAAAAGCACCGAAGTGCTCACCGTAAGATACTTGTTTTGGTGGCTGAAAAGTGTCGCTCATCGTATTGAGCAGGAAGGTACTGGGGCGACAGTTAAAGGGGTTAAGTTACCGTTCGTCAAATCGCTTCAGATACCTCTCCCATCTCTTTCGGAACAAAAACGCATCGTCGCCATCCTGGATGAAGCCTTTGCAGGCATCGACCAAGCGATTACCAACACCGAGAAGAACCTTGCTCATGCTCGTGAGGTATTTGAGAGTTATCTCAACAGCGTTTTTACCCGAAAGGGTGTAGGTTGGGTGGATAAAAAACTAGGTGATATATGCTCAATCAAGCATGGGTTCGCCTTCAAAAGCAAGTTTTTCTCTAATGATGGCGAGTATATAGTACTCACTCCCGGTTCATTTTACGAGAAAGGTGGCTTTAGAGATCAAGGCAAGAAAATCAAGTATTATCTTGGTGAAATACCTGATGCCTACATATTGAGCAAAGGAGACTTCTTGATTGCCATGACTGAACAAGCTGCTGGTCTGTTAGGAAGTTCCCTGATCGTCCCGGCAGCAAATCGTTTCCTGCATAATCAACGACTCGGCCTTGTTCAAATAAACGATGAAACCGTATGGGATAACGATTTTTTCCATCATCAGTTCAATACACAGTATTTTAGAAATTCGGTTCAGAAAACAGCTTCTGGAGTTAAAGTCCGGCATACTTCCCCTAAAAAATTAGCAGATATATCGATTTCGTTTCCAACAAAGCTGTCTGCTCAAAAAAAGATTTCTGCTCAACTTAACAAGATGGAATCAGAAATCCAGCACCTCCAATCTATCTACCAGAAAAAACTCAACGCCCTGGCAGAACTGAAACAATCCATCCTTCAAAAAGCCTTCACCGGTGAACTCACCCACTCCCCGGAACAGGAACTTGCCGAGGTGTGTTGA